The proteins below are encoded in one region of Coleofasciculaceae cyanobacterium:
- a CDS encoding glutathione S-transferase family protein: MSTTPLTWSQLAKLTDFAIDPINGTTNSQSTLRLFGQTEADVRVTLFRDNHAWCPYCQKIWLWLEEKQIPYRIQKVTMFCYGKKESWYKRKVPSGMLPAVELDGQIITESDDILLALERVFGVLYRGMEDPQVLPLRKLERLLFRAWCGWLCYRAIFPGQEKGNRQQFIETVAMVEEALASTPGAYFLEEFSSADVVFTPYVERMNASLYYYKGYSLREENPHLSAWFDAMETRPTYRGTQSDFHTHVHDLPPQMGGCYANGEPQALANQEQVDRGDWFGLPDVTYPEPETSRSEALQRVIKHRDSVLKVNPADEQLFDEALRCALTNMMTGEMCTPPLGSDVALRYLRDRINVPRDMSIYAAKRLRTALEQTAALVGETQPEPLPVRHRYDQNPANFIAG, translated from the coding sequence ATGTCTACTACACCTCTTACTTGGTCACAGTTAGCAAAACTTACTGACTTTGCCATCGATCCTATCAACGGCACGACTAACTCCCAATCTACCCTCCGTTTGTTTGGACAGACAGAAGCTGATGTACGAGTAACCCTATTTCGGGATAATCATGCTTGGTGTCCCTACTGTCAAAAAATTTGGCTGTGGTTAGAAGAGAAGCAAATTCCTTACCGCATTCAAAAGGTGACCATGTTTTGCTATGGCAAAAAAGAAAGCTGGTACAAGCGTAAAGTTCCCTCTGGAATGCTACCAGCGGTTGAGCTTGATGGACAAATTATCACCGAAAGCGATGACATCTTGCTGGCTTTAGAACGGGTTTTCGGTGTTTTGTATCGAGGAATGGAAGATCCCCAGGTGCTACCGTTGCGAAAACTGGAGCGACTACTGTTTAGAGCCTGGTGTGGTTGGCTATGCTATCGAGCCATTTTTCCTGGACAAGAAAAAGGTAATCGTCAACAATTTATTGAAACAGTAGCGATGGTAGAGGAAGCATTAGCGAGTACTCCTGGAGCATATTTTTTAGAGGAATTTAGTAGTGCAGATGTCGTGTTTACTCCCTACGTAGAGCGGATGAACGCTAGTCTTTATTACTACAAAGGCTATTCTCTACGAGAGGAAAACCCACATCTGTCAGCCTGGTTTGATGCGATGGAAACTCGTCCTACTTATCGTGGTACTCAAAGCGATTTCCATACCCATGTTCATGATTTACCCCCGCAAATGGGGGGATGTTATGCCAACGGTGAACCTCAAGCGTTAGCTAATCAAGAACAAGTAGATCGGGGTGATTGGTTTGGACTACCAGATGTTACCTATCCCGAACCCGAAACCTCCCGCTCGGAAGCTCTCCAACGGGTAATTAAACACCGCGATAGTGTTTTAAAAGTCAATCCCGCCGATGAGCAATTATTTGATGAGGCTTTACGCTGCGCTTTAACTAATATGATGACGGGGGAAATGTGTACCCCTCCATTAGGTTCAGATGTTGCTCTGCGATACTTACGAGACAGAATTAATGTACCTAGAGATATGTCAATTTATGCTGCAAAAAGACTACGGACAGCATTAGAACAAACTGCTGCTTTAGTAGGTGAAACTCAACCTGAACCCCTTCCAGTCAGACACCGCTATGATCAAAACCCTGCTAATTTTATTGCTGGTTAG
- a CDS encoding lysylphosphatidylglycerol synthase transmembrane domain-containing protein — protein sequence MNLKRFVSIIISVAILLYIYTQIDLINLFRVFQNSDRLMLAVSLAMVIPITLVTSWRLQQLVPQRSLRFLEANRLILGASVLNMVLPSKMGDIAKSYFMSERSNLSGSLALSISIFEKACDLLSLLVWCVFGLFLYPAKDGLFWAMTVGVATGLVLGLLLLSYQQCANLFFTIAVRFAPKSLKPKLNKMQAAWGEMHGYFWGDRQQLILIASTSVFVWFLHLLQIWLFILALKAIVPFVVSLALSPLSILAGLLPLTFAGIGTRDAAIIYFYQDYFNEATGAALGLLCTSRYFIPALIGLPFLGQMLGAVNKRSQDARSYEQKKG from the coding sequence ATGAATCTCAAACGGTTTGTCTCGATCATAATTAGCGTTGCTATCCTGCTTTACATTTATACTCAGATCGATCTGATTAATTTGTTTAGAGTCTTTCAAAATAGCGATCGCCTGATGCTCGCAGTCAGTCTAGCGATGGTAATTCCAATCACCTTAGTTACCTCCTGGCGGTTGCAACAATTAGTACCTCAGCGCAGCTTAAGATTTTTGGAAGCTAATCGATTAATTTTGGGTGCAAGTGTCCTGAACATGGTTTTACCTTCCAAAATGGGAGATATAGCTAAATCTTATTTTATGTCCGAAAGATCTAATCTAAGTGGCAGTCTCGCTCTCTCAATTTCTATTTTTGAAAAGGCTTGTGACTTGCTTTCTCTATTAGTTTGGTGTGTGTTTGGCTTATTTCTGTATCCTGCCAAAGATGGTCTATTTTGGGCAATGACTGTAGGGGTAGCAACAGGATTAGTTTTAGGCTTATTGCTGTTAAGCTATCAGCAGTGTGCCAATTTATTTTTTACCATTGCCGTAAGATTCGCCCCCAAGTCTTTAAAGCCAAAGCTCAATAAAATGCAGGCTGCTTGGGGAGAGATGCACGGTTATTTTTGGGGAGATCGACAGCAGCTAATACTCATCGCTAGTACTTCGGTTTTTGTTTGGTTTTTACACTTGCTACAAATCTGGCTATTTATTTTAGCTTTAAAAGCGATCGTTCCTTTCGTTGTTAGTTTGGCACTTTCTCCTCTATCAATCTTGGCGGGTTTATTACCCTTAACTTTCGCAGGTATTGGCACTCGGGATGCAGCCATAATCTATTTCTATCAAGATTACTTTAATGAAGCTACGGGTGCAGCTTTAGGTTTGCTGTGTACCTCTCGCTATTTTATCCCTGCGTTAATCGGCTTACCTTTTTTAGGACAGATGCTCGGCGCAGTCAATAAAAGGAGTCAAGATGCCAGAAGTTACGAGCAAAAAAAAGGATAA
- a CDS encoding PD-(D/E)XK nuclease family protein — protein sequence MFTYIPAKYITVDRKRRLSFDGKAYPSVSTILTATKPEKDRLALQKWRQRVGVKKAQQISTQACRRGTSVHTAINYYLDGQDLPDDVEDNLYWHSIKPVLESVSEVHLLESAVYHAEKHYAGRFDCLGEWSGNLCVFDWKTAAQPKKIEWITDYCLQVTAYTFAINHLYNVQVDQAIIAIAIENQSAQLFQLNSEDLNHYWQQFLVRLMLWEQLYPITS from the coding sequence ATGTTTACTTATATTCCCGCTAAATACATTACCGTTGATCGTAAAAGAAGACTGAGCTTTGATGGAAAAGCCTACCCCTCAGTTAGCACAATTTTAACTGCTACCAAACCTGAAAAAGACCGTTTAGCTTTGCAAAAATGGCGTCAGCGAGTTGGAGTTAAAAAAGCACAGCAAATTAGTACACAAGCCTGCCGACGTGGTACTTCTGTGCATACTGCCATCAACTATTATTTGGATGGTCAAGATTTACCTGATGATGTAGAAGACAATCTTTACTGGCATTCGATTAAACCAGTTTTAGAATCTGTCTCTGAGGTTCATTTATTAGAGTCGGCAGTTTATCATGCAGAAAAACACTATGCAGGGCGTTTTGACTGCTTAGGAGAATGGTCAGGAAATCTTTGTGTCTTTGATTGGAAAACTGCTGCCCAACCTAAAAAAATCGAATGGATAACTGATTATTGTTTACAGGTTACTGCCTACACCTTTGCGATTAACCATTTATATAATGTTCAAGTCGACCAGGCAATAATTGCGATCGCCATAGAGAATCAGTCTGCTCAACTTTTTCAGCTTAACTCTGAAGATTTAAATCATTATTGGCAACAATTTCTAGTTAGACTTATGCTTTGGGAACAGCTTTACCCGATTACGAGTTAG